ACGCATGGCTGGGGTGTTGCCCGGCGCGTACTGCAAGACCAGGCTCACATCCACGCGCCCGCGCGAGGCATAGCGCCGCACCACTTTTTCAAGGCGCGGTTCAAGGCTGCGTATAGAGAGAGGCAAACGCCACTTGAGGTCAAGATGGCGACTGTTGACGCTTTTAACCTCCCACTGCTGGGTGGTGTAGTCGTTTTCCACCAGGCAGCGGCCAAAGCCGGTCATGCTGCGGAGCATAGCTTCCTTCCTGCTAAAGATATGCGTCAGTGTAGAGCAAGGGGCTTGCGAATGCAACAAATGCCCTTGGCCCGGCGCTGTGGGTATGCATTTTTTATTTTTAAAATCAGTGTATTATGCCTGCGATCCACCGGAATTTCCGCTACAGCCGCCGCAGCCGCCGCCAGCCGCGCAGGAGGGGGGCATGCCTTTGCCCATGGGGCGCACCGGGCCGGGCTTGTAGGGGAAAGCCCCGGTTTTCAGCGGGCTGGGGACGCACATCTGCTTTTCTGTGGCGGGGGAATTGCACTTGGGGCAGGCAGGAACTTCATCGCCAAAAACAAGATCTTCAAATTTATTGCCGCAGGCCGTGCAGACAAAATCGTACATGGGCATGATTATTCTCCTGATTCGTTGCCGGAATGAAACCCTTGCGGCGGCATACCGCAACATGGGGGCGCCAGAATAATTACTGTTGAAAATGTTCTGAAGCTTGCGCAGGCCGCTGCGGTCAGAAAGCGACCAGCCTCCCAGGCGCGCAATTGTGCGGGCCAGGGGGAGTCAGGGGCTTGCCCACATGCTTTGTGTGCATATATAAGTATATATACGGTCAAGGCAAGGGCGGTGTTTTGCCGCCCGGCCGCCGCGCAACAACCGGTCTTGGCGACCGCGTTAACGGGCCGCTCCCCGTTTGGAGGAAAATATGAAAAAAATTCTGGTGCTGGCTGGCGACTATGTTGAGGATTATGAAATCATGGTGCCTTTCCAGATGTTGCAGATGCTGGGCTATGAAGTGCATGCCGTCTGCCCCGGGAAAAAGGCCGGAGAAAGCGTGCGCACGGCCATCCATGACTTTGAGGGCGACCAGACCTATTCTGAAAAACGCGGACACAACTTCGGCATCAACTACGATTTCGACAAGGTGAACACCGCTGACTACGCAGGCCTTGTTATTCCCGGTGGCCGCGCCCCGGAATATCTGCGCCTGAACCCCCGCGTTCTGGAAATCGTGCGCGAATTCAACGACGCCAAAAAGCCCATTGCCGCCGTGTGCCACGGCCCGCAGATCCTTGTGACGGCTGGTGTGCTGAAAAACCGTAGTTGCACCGCCTACCCTGCGGTCAAACCCGATGTGGTGGACGCCGGGGCCACCTGGTGCGACTTTAACGAAACACTCACCAGCGCCACTGTGGACGGCAACCTTGTTTCTGCCCCCGCGTGGCCTGCCCATCCCGCCCTGATCGCCGAGTTTGTTAAGCTGCTGGGCGCGAAGATCAGCATCTAGCCTGTTTGCAGGAGGCCTGTAAGGGGTCTCCGAAAGAGCAGCACGGGTTTGTACAGATAAAAGAAAAGGAGAGCATGGCTCTCCTTTTCTTTTATGAAGTGTACAGCGACACTGCATTTATTTTTGCTCTATCAGCTCCACCACCAGGCCTTTTTCAGTGACAGCCACGGGCCGCGCGGGCAACAGCCCGGCATCCGCGACGGGGCGTTTGCCCTGCGTTGGCAAGCGGATGGAGCAGGCGGCATAATATTCGTTCACGCCTTTCACTGAGTTTTTCTTGTTCTTGCCCGCAGATTCCGGCGTGGGCGCCGCTGGTGCGTCAGCGGATACATTTGCGGGTACGCCTGTGGAGTCCGCAAATGCCTGCGGATTGTCAGCCGCCACCAGCATGCGGGGCAGTTTGAGCTGCTCTGCCAGAAATGCCTGCTGTTTGCAGCCCACGGCTTCGCGCAGGCGGGCCGCGCGCTCAAGCTTGAGGCTGTGGGGAATCTGCCCGTCAAAGCGGTCTGCCGCCGTGCCGGGCCGTCGCGAATAGGGGAACACGTGGGCGTAGCTCATGGGCAGGCGGTCGATCAGCTCCAGCAACTGGCGCATGTCGTCTTCCGTTTCGCCAGGAAAGCCCGCGATGATATCCGCGCCCAGGCCCATGATGGGCCAGTGCGAGGCCAGCGCGCTCACGGCATGCTCCAGCATGGTGGGGGTGTAGTGGCCGCGCCCCATGCGTTTAAGCACCGCCTGACTGCCGTGCTGCAAAGAAATATGCAGGTGTGGGCAGAGCATGCGGCAGGCAAGCAGGGCGTCCAGCCCTTGCTGATCGAGCTGGCCGGGTTCCAGCGAACTGATGCGCAGGCGGGCCTGCCCGGCAAATTCCGGCGCAAGAGCCGCGTCAAGCGTGCGCAGCAGGTTCCAGAAGTCGCCCGTATCCGTGCCGCGTCCGTACTGGCCCAGATTGATGCCGGAAACCATGATTTCCGCATGGCCTGCCTGCAACAGACGGCGCGCCTCGGAAACGATTTCGTCCACCGGGCGGCTACGCGGTTTGCCCCGCGTAGAGGGAACAATGCAGTAGGTGCAGCGGTGGGCGCAGCCATCCTGTACTTTCAGCACCGGGCGGGCGCGCTTGAAGGCGGAAATTTGAAATGGCGGAAAGGCCTGCTGGCTTGCCTGCGCCTCGGTCTGCGCAGGGTTTGCTGCGGCAACTGTGGCCGCAGGCGGGGTAGCCTCCAGCTCCCCGGCGGGTGGGGTGATGCCCTCGCCGTCAAGGTCGGCCCATGGGCCATGCAGCAGGCGGCTTTTTTCTTCCTGCGGCACCAGCAGGTCCGGGGCGGCCCAAATGGCGCCGGGGCGTGGTTTGTAATCGGCAAAGAGCCGCGCCGCGCAACCGGTGAGAATCAGGCGCGAGGAGGGAGCCTCCCTGCGCAGGCGGAACACGGCATTGCGTGCGTCCCTCTCGCCCTTGGAGGTGATGGCGCAACTGTTGACGCACACCACATCCGCCTCGGCAGGGGCGCTGCATTCCACGCCGCCCTGGGCAAGCCAGGCTTCGCGAAGTGATTGGGTTTCGTACTGATTGACCTTGCAGCCAAACGTGACCAGATAAAATTTCCAGGCAGACATGGCGCAGATGTACGCAAAAGCGCTTGCCTTGACAAGCCGGGGGCGGCTAGGGTGCCTTCATGCCAATATTGCTGCTTTTTATTTTTTTGTGCTGTGCCCATGTCGCGCAGGCCGAGACGGCTGCGTCATCCAGTGCGCCCCCCAGTGCGCCCGCAACAGCGTCTGCCAATGCCGCGCCCACAAGCGGTACCACTGGGGCGGCAGCTGCCAATGGCCTCATTGACGCCGCTGATCTGCCCGCCGGGCTTGATGATGCCGCGCGAGTGGATTTTTATTGCCTGCGGCGGGCCTATCCGCAGATCGCAACCATGACGACGGACGCGCAGGGCCAGTGGCTGGTGTTTAACGATGGCCGTCGCGTGCTGTATGACGCTGCGCCGGGCGCGGCCCCCTTGGCTGGCTCGCAGGAATCAGAGTGGGTGGTGAGCGTGCGGGCGAGCATGGCCGAGCCGTATCCTCTGGAGCCGCGGCGGCCTGATACTCCTCTGGGTGTTTCGCCGGGGCGGCGGCGCTCCTACGATCTGCTGCAAGCCCTTTACGGAACCACGCCCAAGACTGTCGGGGGGCATCTGGTTCAGGCCCGCCTGCTGGGTCAGCACCTGCATCTTTCGCCCGCTGCGGCGCAAGCCATGAACAGGGCAAACGTTCATCTCGCCCCTCAGGCCGCTCAGGAGCCTCGCCTGAAACCCCTGCTGAAAATGGACGGCGGGTTCGCCTGGCGGCGTATTGCGGGTGAGAACCGCTTGAGTCCCCACGCCTTCGGCATTGCCTTTGACATCAGCCCCGGCATTGCCACCTACTGGCGCTGGAGCAAACTGCGCCCGCACCCCATGCAGCAAAGCTATCCCTCCGTCATTGTGGAAGCCTTTGAAAACGAGGGCTTTATCTGGGGCGGTAAGTGGCATGAATATGATCTGATGCACTTTGAATACAGGCCGGAAATCATCTGCAAGGCCCGCGTGTGGCAGGGGCTGGAACCCTTGCCCATGCAGGAACCTTCACAGGAATCCGTACAGGAGGCAGCCCCGGATATTCCGCAGAAGCCCGCGCACAAGACAGTACGGAAGCCCGTGCAGAAGCCGGAAAAGACCGAAAATCCGCCTTCAGAGCAGCCGTCCGCCAGCCCCGCTGTAGAGGCAAAGCCTGCTGGCGACGATGCTGCCATCGCTCCGTAACGCAGCCAAAAAAGAACATTTCCCGCTCATACGGCTCGCAGGCTGATAATAAAAAGCTCCTTGAAAAAGGAGCTTTTTTGCATTTTCAGCTTTGCCATATTTGATGGAATGCGCAGGAGCCTGCATCTGCTTGGCAGGGATCAAATCAAAGCCACCCGATGGCGGGTGGCTTTGATTGAGATATCCGTGAATGGGGCGGCTTACTCGCCTCTGGCGGCGGCCTCGTCCACAACCCAGATCAGTTCGCCAAATCCGGGGCGTACCTTTTGTGCGGGCAGGGTGGGTTCGGCCAGCAGGTTGAGCGCGCGTGAAAGCACATCGTGCTTTTCCTTGCCGGTAACGAGAAACATGCAGCAGCGGGCGTTGTTGATGACAGGCAGGGTGAGCGTGAGGCGGTCGGCCTTGCGTTCGGGCACGTACTGGTCAATGACAAGGCGCTTGCGTTCGGCAAGGGCGGGCGAATTGGGAAAAATGGAGCCAGTGTGACCGTCTTCGCCCATGCCCAGCAGCATAAAGTCAAAGCGGGGCAGTTCCTGCGGGCCAAGATTGAATTCGGCGCGGATCTGCTGCTCGTATTTGACGGCGGCTTCAACCGGGTCTTCCTCGCCGCGCATGCGGAAAAAGTGCGTGGCGGGAACCATGCTCAGCAGTTCGCGGCGCGCAAGCCCGTAGTTGCTGTCTGGATGGTCGGGGCCAACGCAACGTTCATCCACCCAGTAAAAAGTCATCTTGTCCCAGGGAAGACGGTCGGCCCAGTCTTTGCCCGCCAGCAGGCGGAAAAGCGGCGTGGGGGTCTGCCCGCCGGAGAGCGCGATTCTGAAAACACCCCTGTCGGCGATGGCTTCTTCGCATGCTGCCGCCAGAATGTGGGCGGCACGTTCGGCCATGGCGGCAGGATCTTTATGGATATGCACCGTAAGGTGTATGGAACGGCTGAGGCCCGACATTTTGCGGCTCCTTGAGTTTATGTAGGCTGGCACGGGCGGTGTGCGGCCCGCCAACCTCATCACTATGACACATTCGCCTGCGCGAGAAAAGGGCATAGTGGACAGGTGACTGTGAAAACTACTGAAATTCTTCCAGCAGATCAGGCGCTATGGCAAAATGCAGCATCTCTCCATTGGAGAGGCCCAGGGT
The sequence above is a segment of the Desulfovibrio sp. genome. Coding sequences within it:
- a CDS encoding zinc ribbon domain-containing protein, producing the protein MPMYDFVCTACGNKFEDLVFGDEVPACPKCNSPATEKQMCVPSPLKTGAFPYKPGPVRPMGKGMPPSCAAGGGCGGCSGNSGGSQA
- a CDS encoding DJ-1/PfpI family protein — protein: MKKILVLAGDYVEDYEIMVPFQMLQMLGYEVHAVCPGKKAGESVRTAIHDFEGDQTYSEKRGHNFGINYDFDKVNTADYAGLVIPGGRAPEYLRLNPRVLEIVREFNDAKKPIAAVCHGPQILVTAGVLKNRSCTAYPAVKPDVVDAGATWCDFNETLTSATVDGNLVSAPAWPAHPALIAEFVKLLGAKISI
- a CDS encoding radical SAM protein translates to MSAWKFYLVTFGCKVNQYETQSLREAWLAQGGVECSAPAEADVVCVNSCAITSKGERDARNAVFRLRREAPSSRLILTGCAARLFADYKPRPGAIWAAPDLLVPQEEKSRLLHGPWADLDGEGITPPAGELEATPPAATVAAANPAQTEAQASQQAFPPFQISAFKRARPVLKVQDGCAHRCTYCIVPSTRGKPRSRPVDEIVSEARRLLQAGHAEIMVSGINLGQYGRGTDTGDFWNLLRTLDAALAPEFAGQARLRISSLEPGQLDQQGLDALLACRMLCPHLHISLQHGSQAVLKRMGRGHYTPTMLEHAVSALASHWPIMGLGADIIAGFPGETEDDMRQLLELIDRLPMSYAHVFPYSRRPGTAADRFDGQIPHSLKLERAARLREAVGCKQQAFLAEQLKLPRMLVAADNPQAFADSTGVPANVSADAPAAPTPESAGKNKKNSVKGVNEYYAACSIRLPTQGKRPVADAGLLPARPVAVTEKGLVVELIEQK
- a CDS encoding M15 family metallopeptidase → MPILLLFIFLCCAHVAQAETAASSSAPPSAPATASANAAPTSGTTGAAAANGLIDAADLPAGLDDAARVDFYCLRRAYPQIATMTTDAQGQWLVFNDGRRVLYDAAPGAAPLAGSQESEWVVSVRASMAEPYPLEPRRPDTPLGVSPGRRRSYDLLQALYGTTPKTVGGHLVQARLLGQHLHLSPAAAQAMNRANVHLAPQAAQEPRLKPLLKMDGGFAWRRIAGENRLSPHAFGIAFDISPGIATYWRWSKLRPHPMQQSYPSVIVEAFENEGFIWGGKWHEYDLMHFEYRPEIICKARVWQGLEPLPMQEPSQESVQEAAPDIPQKPAHKTVRKPVQKPEKTENPPSEQPSASPAVEAKPAGDDAAIAP
- the pgl gene encoding 6-phosphogluconolactonase, which translates into the protein MSGLSRSIHLTVHIHKDPAAMAERAAHILAAACEEAIADRGVFRIALSGGQTPTPLFRLLAGKDWADRLPWDKMTFYWVDERCVGPDHPDSNYGLARRELLSMVPATHFFRMRGEEDPVEAAVKYEQQIRAEFNLGPQELPRFDFMLLGMGEDGHTGSIFPNSPALAERKRLVIDQYVPERKADRLTLTLPVINNARCCMFLVTGKEKHDVLSRALNLLAEPTLPAQKVRPGFGELIWVVDEAAARGE